One segment of Anastrepha obliqua isolate idAnaObli1 chromosome 3, idAnaObli1_1.0, whole genome shotgun sequence DNA contains the following:
- the LOC129240183 gene encoding protein encore-like isoform X3, with protein MSSTKSQVAVATNIPSLSSSQTQKEYSTEESLGRQNSFGNNRRGNMKGKHLTRSHAMREATSPPRTPTPRAEHGQVSPNGQATNNYHQQHHHQSQQQHMDGNENIHNSNSNNNNNNNKLNTQSNVARGNSPIIDAPAVIVTSQHNQQQQPNVALCNEAEFPKLTPPKSTKGSSGGGNNGSSSGSSGQRNNSNGVTDGNNKVEYNNNNGRKMASNSANGGNVSVSYDSTKSNVSKHQQYNASNALHQALSVGEAAVRGGIGGGAGTSLHNSGMNYQLNSNDSQQQSHHQIVYEKENRCPRNDSQNSNMSNMHDEEPQQQQQHYDRQGGGGGGNKKHRTNSNSKGNKPRLKNIGGSSSGSADGGNSNSNNTSGFISRVFNNSENSSEQFTDHGGTDLFSFFKETLNKHPKDRHFLLKVEKDLTEFVQEKSRGELRFPPASSYNRMLIHRTAAFFGMEHNVDTETQQCVIVAATKNTRIPEIRFKSLVRDHRDDTRKSILKRDTHSFDEAHQSSYLCPDRGSMLDRKAKSFEEREEDYERARSRIFNRSQNDSGEGIDDGYGNVSWTQSVEQQQQHQQNRPRPNSKIIKLQNSNDPRDGRSGGGAVPKAPSFNNYSSGSSQSSGPPMMRGDSVNSHKNGGSGGSGGGGGSRSYPKQDSAGSTNTPWRLSPSSSGYKTQTQSVHSDSVTPSPNGYCSEDQTSEPLILTAERVAVCHLQSPTHLHLQPTILCGANIIPAHCADTTPTPMEDSTTMSSRGLVWAVTDITSVPKGSVLINPQTLQPFVNQDGSIYHFDPSNLPPNQVTYHPNQGNNTANYAQQQSPPQQLQQQTTPHQHKQDINTKKNKTTQPMSSPSPITSPAATPTPQQQIHCKNVSCHENVVTIPLAESVSESSTQTVAMCNDVNCEGIDMEMAINTMEETSTQLGVDECDDTSATGCLSITTTTSTKSYDRIEVQKFKNQATSPNIPAEKEEVPKRETSAPLDATNVPPPVTQPPPPPSQTPTNGVNVPLQRDTPHSARSTPFSNSESTQPKNRASEESKPTTWTYTQSYQAPDGSTVFHTTSTPSGTPYCATYQQGPDGSVYAIPQGMVYAYPPPVEGEVQSYFMPVFDPNQPRTDATGLIPAGAQALYPAATAAGSTATMVPVAAAYPTAQFAAANGTPIYAPSQLIYSADQFTAGAATVAAAAPANGQLQQIPMTTYPIGYPYAYNGYWSQPMTYYVPQQALTNAVAATPLLPAPTQPQPPTAATAQPVAGPHITSGINIANGIVTATPAAGPSSNTNVGPLVSATNVGGIHASGNHAGNAFASTNSYQTHSGTTYFGTGRVKRPASSHYASHQNSGHQLVTAAIPSNGSATTTYQLGPAVPTLTLAPTPGSAAAAVNTSTDLSVGSGAAPATAMYTLPQHAALLHANIFPYAPATAATAAGTAAGMAPTVHTSGAPPPAAPQIAATGLAGGAAHAQQTNAVITPLYAHHPPMTAATYPTHGSTVHTPGPAAIPIVDPSTLTAISHATPTGANSSNNVTPAYSGGGSASQSAPSTPHSVPTQAVLRNPPLFSTPPIINSNGGSNSGGYSGSSTPQYYTVSGGSDGGTTLMNSPRSSSYVQHDKRNNTNAGGCKKPPAYPSNSLNRQNSTSYNGTSNGKPPLLGGNNDTRSSPNNGSNNSSSGYQGSRPHGMNKRGGGDKPQTPLLSGPPSYGSGPTVSAVNSNNNSVYHVQHSNSSPDAKPPIRLNAGAASFRLKGSFGIAYEFRRSASQRNSPGTGNSSSNDNSSNTSPNSIVGSSGGGGANTPNCYATTLTGGYVNTGIGIPGSSMVGGGDHQAVATASGTSLYITPARGAHIPPQLQHGGMVAAAAAAGGTAAGLAGTQQATTAAVLGGAAAAEVANAAAAAVAATVAHHQPLLSAYQPSASGVYIKYGQTYFAHPSVALPNSRRSPSTELRPAMAPVAGMYPTVNMMIPAAPRHTQGRHPNPNYKGTRPR; from the exons GGCAACATGAAGGGAAAGCATTTGACTCGCAGTCACGCCATGCGTGAGGCCACATCGCCTCCGCGTACTCCTACACCACGTGCCGAACACGGCCAGGTGTCACCGAACGGTCAAGCGACCAACAATTATCATCAACAGCATCACCATCAGTCTCAACAGCAACACATGGATGGCAATGAGAATATACACAAtagcaatagcaataacaataataacaacaacaaattgaatACACAATCAAACGTAGCACGAGGCAATTCACCGATAATAGATGCGCCTGCCGTGATTGTAACTAGTCAACACaaccaacagcaacaaccaaATGTTGCACTATGCAATGAAGCCGAATTCCCCAAACTTACACCGCCGAAATCGACAAAGGGAAGCAGTGGTGGTGGCAACAATGGTAGCAGCAGCGGTAGCAGTGGTCAACGCAATAATAGTAACGGTGTTACCGATGGCAACAACAAAGTGgaatacaataataacaatggCAGAAAAATGGCAAGCAACAGTGCAAATGGCGGAAACGTTAGTGTCTCTTATGACTCGACAAAAAGTAATGTCAGTAAACATCAGCAATACAATGCAAGCAATGCATTGCACCAAGCCCTTAGTGTAGGCGAGGCGGCGGTGCGTGGTGGTATTGGCGGCGGTGCGGGCACATCGCTGCACAATTCCGGCATGAACTATCAGTTGAATTCAAATGATAGCCAGCAGCAATCACACCATCAGATCGTATATGAGAAGGAGAATCGCTGCCCACGCAACGACAGCCAGAACAGCAACATGTCCAACATGCATGATGAGGagccacaacaacagcaacaacattacGATCGTCAAGGTGGTGGTGGAGGTGGCAATAAGAAGCATCGCACCAACTCCAACTCGAAAGGCAATAAGCCGCGTTTGAAGAATATTGGTGGCTCCTCTTCGGGCAGTGCAGATGGTGGCAATTCGAATAGCAACAACACGTCGGGATTCATATCAAGAG tCTTCAACAACTCAGAGAACTCGAGCGAACAATTCACTGACCATGGCGGCACCGATCTGTTCAGCTTCTTCAAGGAGACCCTTAATAAGCATCCCAAAGACAGACATTTTCTGTTGAAGGTGGAAAAAGATCTCACGGAATTCGTGCAAGAAAAAAG CCGCGGTGAATTGCGCTTCCCACCGGCTTCATCGTACAACCGCATGTTGATACATCGCACGGCGGCCTTCTTTGGCATGGAGCATAATGTCGATACCGAAACACAGCAATGCGTAATTGTGGCAGCTACCAAAAACACACGCATACCCGAG ATTCGTTTCAAATCGTTGGTGCGGGATCATCGCGACGATACACGCAAATCGATACTAAAACGCGATACGCACAGCTTCGACGAGGCACATCAAAGTAGTTACTTGTGTCCGGATCGTGGCAGCATGCTGGACCGTAAGGCAAAGAGTTTTGAAGAGCGCGAAGAGGATTACGAACGCGCACGCAGTCGCATTTTCAATCGTAGCCAAAACGACAGCGGTGAAGGCATAGACGATGGTTATGGAAATGTCAGTTGGACTCAATCAGtagagcagcaacagcagcatcaacaaaATCGTCCACGTCCCAatagcaaaattataaaattgcaaaat TCAAATGACCCACGCGATGGCCGGTCTGGTGGTGGTGCAGTACCAAAAGCTCCTAGCTTTAATAATTACAGCAGTGGGTCATCACAAAGTAGTGGTCCGCCTATGATGCGCGGTGACTCGGTAAACTCGCACAAAAATGGCGGATCTGGCGGCAGTGGAGGTGGTGGAGGATCGCGATCGTATCCGAAGCAAGATTCAGCTGGCAGCACAAATACACCCTGGCGTTTGTCACCATCCAGCAGCGG TTATAAAACTCAAACCCAATCGGTGCATTCCGATTCGGTCACACCTTCACCGAATGGCTATTGTAGTGAGGATCAAACGTCGGAGCCGTTAATATTGACGGCGGAAAGAGTAGCAGTTTGTCACCTGCAATCACCAACTCATCTTCATCTGCAGCCTACGATATTGTGCGGTGCCAACATCATTCCAGCGCATTGCGCCGATACGACGCCAACACCAATGGAGGACAGCACGACGATGTCCAGTCGTGGACTGGTGTGGGCTGTAACGGACATTACGAGTGTGCCAAAGGGCAGCGTGCTAATCAATCCGCAAACATTGCAACCATTTGTTAACCAAGACGG TTCAATTTATCACTTTGACCCGTCCAATCTGCCACCCAACCAGGTTACATACCATCCAAATCAAGGAAACAATACCGCCAATTACGCACAACAGCAATCGCCTCCACAGCagctgcaacaacaaacaacaccaCATCAACATAAGCAAGACATCAATACAAAGAAGAATAAAACTACACAACCGATGTCGTCACCATCGCCAATTACATCACCGGCTGCAACTCCAACGCCACAACAACAAATTCATTGCAAGAATGTGTCATGCCATGAAAATGTCGTCACAATTCCGCTAGCCGAATCTGTATCTGAATCCTCTACCCAGACGGTGGCTATGTGCAACGATGTTAATTGTGAAGGCATAGATATGGAAATGGCAATCAATACCATGGAag aaaCATCTACCCAATTGGGTGTTGACGAGTGCGATGACACATCTGCCACCGGTTGTTTGAGCATCACCACTACAACTTCCACCAAAAGTTATGATCGCATCGAggtgcaaaaattcaaaaatcaagcCACCAGCCCGAATATTCCAGCTGAAAAGGAGGAGGTGCCAAAGCGTGAG ACTTCAGCACCTTTAGATGCTACAAATGTGCCACCCCCAGTAACacagccaccaccaccaccaagtCAAACACCCACAAATGGCGTAAACGTGCCATTGCAACGTGATACACCACATTCTGCGCGTTCCACACCATTCAGCAACAGCGAGTCAACGCAACCGAAGAATCGCGCTTCCGAAGAGTCAAAACCCACTACGTGGACATATACACAAAGCTACCAGGCACCGGATGGCTCCACGGTGTTTCACACCACCTCAACGCCTAGTGGCACACCGTATTGCGCAACATATCAGCAGGGG CCTGATGGTAGTGTTTATGCCATTCCACAAGGCATGGTCTATGCCTATCCGCCGCCAGTT GAGGGTGAAGTGCAGAGTTACTTCATGCCTGTGTTTGATCCAAATCAACCGCGCACCGATGCAACCGGTCTCATACCAGCGGGAGCACAGGCCCTATATCCTGCCGCTACAGCAGCAGGAAGTACAGCTACAATGGTACCAGTCGCAGCCGCATACCCGACCGCACAATTCGCCGCCGCCAATGGTACACCCATCTACGCCCCGAGTCAATTGATATATTCGGCTGACCAATTTACAGCGGGTGCGGCGACTGTCGCCGCAGCAGCACCGGCGAATGGACAACTGCAACAGATACCGATGACCACTTACCCAATCGGGTATCCGTATGCTTATAATG GTTACTGGAGCCAACCGATGACATACTATGTGCCACAACAAGCGCTCACGAATGCCGTTGCAGCAACTCCGCTTTTACCAGCACCGACACAGCCACAACCACCTACAGCAGCAACCGCCCAACCTGTGGCCGGACCACACATTACTAGCGGTATCAATATCGCGAATGGCATTGTTACAGCTACGCCGGCGGCTGGACCGTCGTCGAACACCAACGTAGGGCCTTTGGTCAGCGCTACCAATGTTGGTGGCATTCATGCTAGTGGAAACCATGCTGGCAATGCATTTGCGTCCACAAACAGCTACCAAACGCATAGCGGCACAACGTACTTTGGAACGGGGCGTGTCAAACGACCGGCTTCCTCGCATTATGCCAGCCATCAGAATAGCGGCCATCAACTGGTTACGGCAGCCATCCCAAGTAACGGCAGTGCAACTACCACATATCAATTGGGACCCGCAGTACCCACACTCACATTGGCACCTACACCGGGtagtgcagcagcagcagtaaacACATCCACAGATCTCAGTGTTGGCAGCGGTGCCGCTCCAGCCACCGCCATGTATACGCTCCCCCAACATGCGGCGCTCCTTCATGCtaatatttttccatatgcACCCGCCACTGCTGCCACCGCCGCAGGAACAGCAGCAGGCATGGCGCCCACTGTGCACACATCTGGCGCTCCACCACCGGCAGCACCACAAATAGCTGCTACCGGCCTGGCTGGCGGTGCGGCTCATGCACAACAAACAAATGCTGTGATCACCCCATTATATGCTCATCACCCGCCTATGACAGCTGCCACATATCCCACACATGGCAGCACCGTGCATACGCCTGGACCAGCTGCCATACCTATTGTGGACCCCAGCACACTCACGGCCATCTCGCATGCAACACCAACCGGTGCAAATAGTTCGAATAATGTAACGCCCGCATACAGTGGTGGTGGTAGCGCTTCACAATCGGCGCCCAGTACGCCACACTCTGTACCTACTCAAGCAGTATTGCGTAATCCACCACTCTTCTCCACACCGCCCATCATCAACTCGAATGGTGGTAGCAATAGTGGTGGCTACAGTGGCAGCTCTACCCCGCAATATTACACTGTAAGCGGCGGATCTGACGGTGGCACAACGCTTATGAACAGCCCTCGTAGCAGCTCTTATGTCCAACACGATAAGCGCAACAATACAAATGCTGGTGGCTGTAAGAAACCGCCAGCGTATCCAAGCAACTCGCTGAATCGTCAGAACTCTACGTCCTATAACGGAACTTCGAATGGAAAACCGCCTCTACTGGGTGGCAACAACGATACGCGCTCCTCTCCCAACAACGGTAGCAATAACAGTAGTAGCGGCTATCAGGGGTCACGCCCACATGGTATGAATAAGCGTGGTGGTGGCGACAAACCCCAGACGCCACTTCTTAGTGGCCCACCCAGCTACGGTAGCGGTCCAACCGTGTCTGCTGTAAACAGCAATAATAATAGCGTCTACCATGTACAGCACAGCAACTCGTCACCAGATGCCAAGCCGCCAATTCGTTTGAATGCAGGAGCGGCTTCCTTCCGGCTCAAAGGCAGTTTCGGTATCGCTTATGAATTTCGGCGTAGCGCATCACAACGCAATTCTCCAGGCACTGGTAACTCCAGCAGCAACGACAATAGCAGCAATACATCACCGAACAGTATAGTCGGATCGAGTGGCGGAGGTGGTGCCAACACGCCGAATTGCTATGCCACCACTCTCACGGGTGGCTATGTCAACACTGGCATCGGCATACCTGGCAGCAGTATGGTCGGTGGAGGTGATCATCAAGCGGTTGCGACAGCATCTGGCACATCATTATACATTACACCGGCACGAGGCGCACACATTCCACCACAACTGCAACATGGTGGTATGGTGGCGGCCGCCGCTGCTGCTGGCGGCACGGCAGCCGGTCTTGCAGGCACACAACAGGCTACCACAGCCGCGGTACTAGGAGGTGCAGCAGCAGCGGAAGTAGCAAATGCGGCAGCTGCCGCTGTAGCAGCAACAGTGGCGCACCATCAACCGCTGTTGAGCGCTTACCAGCCGAGTGCATCGGGAGTATACATCAAATACGGTCAAACGTATTTTGCACAC CCCTCAGTCGCTCTACCGAACAGTCGGCGTTCACCCTCAACGGAGCTGCGGCCGGCTATGGCGCCCGTCGCTGGCATGTATCCCACAGTCAATATGATGATaccag CTGCGCCGCGACATACCCAAGGGCGTCATCCGAATCCCAACTATAAGGGCACACGGCCTCGTTAA